From a single Miscanthus floridulus cultivar M001 chromosome 8, ASM1932011v1, whole genome shotgun sequence genomic region:
- the LOC136475119 gene encoding uncharacterized protein — MEGCNGHSSSRSLERAISRKAMQAGSSAPCKTWLIGFFCGVCITCLFGVVALPPLRVIQIQSQSVYPPLRRAILWNFTLAQPADGAAAATDELPSAPEKTEQPTENENITEDARIMHLYNSWSTLLNTDKDGVLKSSDGVFKSSNVPRPPHLEDCRTNAERNELFDSYGDNSTFPPWTLWKGSLGLEFLSHKYSEHADQHRQHPPWIVGSDEENYPLTRQVQRDIWTHQHPRNCSDPSLRFLVADWERRPGFGIGAQIAGMSGLLAIAMKEKRILVTNHYNRADHKGCKGASRSSWSCYFFPETSPDCRNRAFELMQSKASWADGTVKVKENYTSKEIWLGRIPRVWGKPWKYLQPTTEINGKLITNHRKMDRRWWVAQATRYLMRFPTDYLCGLLNVARHSAFGLQAAKLVLQSIQDDSPKVGTTRTRSDIERLVWSDHKPYMPRPLLSMHVRMGDKACEMAVVGFEEYMELAGNLRKQFPGLKNIWLSTEMQEVVDKTKLYPHWSFYFTSVARQGSNMTMAMYEASLGRETSTNYPLVNFMMATEADFFIGALGSTWCYLIDGMRNTGGKVMSGYLSVNKDRFW; from the exons ATGGAAGGTTGTAAtggccacagcagcagcaggagccTTGAGAGGGCGATATCCAGGAAGGCCATGCAGGCAGGGAGCTCTGCTCCCTGTAAAACCTGGCTCATCGGCTTCTTCTGCGGCGTCTGCATCACGTGCCTGTTTGGTGTAGTCGCTCTCCCTCCACTTCGGGTCATTCAGATTCAGAGCCAGTCGGTCTATCCGCCGCTGCGGCGAGCGATCCTCTGGAATTTTACATTGGCCCAGCCTGCTG AtggggcagcagcagcaacagatgaGTTGCCTTCTGCACCAGAGAAGACGGAACAACCAACGGAAAACGAAAACATCACTGAAGATGCTAGGATAATGCACCTGTACAATTCATGGAGCACTTTGCTCAACACTGACAAAGATGGAGTCCTGAAAAGTTCAGATGGGGTCTTTAAAAGTTCAAACGTGCCACGGCCACCTCATCTGGAAGACTGCAGGACTAATGCAGAAAGAAATGAACTATTCGATAGCTATGGCGATAACAGTACATTCCCTCCATGGACGTTATGGAAAGGGTCACTTGGGCTTGAATTCTTGAGCCACAAGTATTCAGAACATGCAGATCAGCATAGGCAGCATCCTCCCTGG ATTGTAGGATCTGATGAGGAGAACTATCCATTGACCAGACAAGTGCAGAGAGATATATGGACTCATCAGCACCCTCGGAACTGCAGCGATCCAAGCTTACGGTTTCTGGTTGCAGACTGGGAGAGGCGGCCTGGATTTGGTATTGGCGCGCAGATCGCTGGAATGTCAGGACTTCTTGCTATTGCCATGAAAGAGAAGAGGATACTGGTTACAAACCACTACAACCGTGCTGATCACAAGGGTTGCAAAG GTGCCTCAAGATCTAGTTGGTCTTGCTACTTTTTTCCTGAGACATCTCCAGACTGCCGCAACCGGGCTTTTGAGCTCATGCAAAGCAAAGCCTCTTGGGCTGATGGTACTGTAAAAGTGAAGGAAAACTATACCTCCAAGGAAATTTGGCTTGGACGCATACCTAG ggtgtgggggaaaccttGGAAATATTTGCAACCGACAACAGAGATAAATGGTAAATTGATTACAAATCATCGTAAAATGGATAGGAGATGGTGGGTAGCACAG GCCACAAGGTATCTAATGAGGTTCCCGACAGATTACTTGTGCGGATTACTGAATGTCGCTAGGCACTCTGCATTTGGTTTGCAAGCAGCAAAGTTGGTTCTTCAGAGTATTCAGGATGACTCGCCAAAG GTTGGCACTACTAGAACCAGATCTGATATTGAACGTCTTGTGTGGTCAGACCACAAACCATATATGCCACGGCCTCTTCTCAGCATGCATGTAAGAATGGGAGACAAAGCTTGTGAAATGGCGGTGGTTGGCTTTGAGGAATACATGGAGTTGGCTGGCAACCTGCGCAAACAGTTTCCAGGTCTCAAGAACATCTGGCTTTCTACTGAAATGCAG GAAGTTGTTGACAAAACAAAACTTTACCCCCATTGGAGTTTCTACTTTACAAGCGTGGCACGCCAAGGTAGCAATATGACCATGGCAATGTATGAGGCCAGTTTGGGCCGTGAGACTAGCACAAACTACCCCCTTGTGAATTTCATGATGGCCACCGAAGCGGATTTCTTCATTGGAGCACTGGGATCAACCTGGTGCTACCTAATTGATGGAATGAGAAACACTGGAGGGAAGGTAATGTCCGGCTACCTATCGGTGAACAAGGACCGGTTCTGGTAA